TCAAATCAGAGAAAGTGGTCTTTTTTTACGCTGCAAAGTAAGCCGGGGGCATTTGCCATTGGCATGTCTATCTGCTTAAGCGTTGAATAGTGAAATCCGCTATCCAATTCATGGTTTTAATTCAACCACCATAGTCCTATATTTTGAAGCTTCACAAGGAcgcttttttgtttgttttgtttctggggAATATTTAAGTAGGATCACttgaagttttcatttttcatttaacTTCACCTCCCCTGCTTTTCCCCCCTCTTGAATCCTTGATTGTAACTAAGAGGTTGGTTTTGAATCTATAAACATCAAAGAAACActtctaaaaaaaatgacTGTGAAGCGTGTTTAGTCTGTTAAGTGTTCAACATACTTAATGTTGCAGGATCCAGTCGTCAGGCCACTGCATGAATTAGATTCATGTACTTTGCAAGGTCTTCTACCTGAAATTCCAATGTGGGTAAAATTCAGCGACTATGATCGAGTTAGTATATCCTTTTAATCCTATTACATCAAGCTTttgctctttctttctctcactGCTGCTAAGCCTTCACATCTATGTTCTGACTATACGTATTGTTGTGCAGGTAGACTGGCTAAACAAGTTTCTCTTTGATATGTGGCCATACCTTGACAAGGTGAAAATTTGGTTAACAGTTCTTTTATTATCTCTTCTTGGCTAAACAAGTTTCTCTTTGATATGTGGCCATACCTTGACAAGGTGATAATTTGGTTAACAGTTCTTTTATTATATCTTCTGGTATTTGAGAATCAGTTTATTAATCTCCAGGCAATTTGTAGTACAATAAGAAGCATAGCACAACCTATCTTCAAAGAGTACATAGGGAAGTTTCACATTGAGGCAATTGAGTTTGACAAGTTAAGTCTTGGAACTATGCCGCCCATAATATATGGTTAGTCTACTCACTTTGATAATCTAAGCATAGCACAACACTTCCAGATTTACTATCATATATTTTGGTTACCTTTTGAATCTTTCAGGTCTAAAAGTTTATGAGACTAATGAGAATGAATTAGTTATGGAACCGGCATTTAGATGGGCTGGTAATCCCAACATAGTTCTGGTGTTAAAGTTGTTGTCTCTGAGAATTACGATTCAGGTAAGAAATGAAGACACAATCCTTGAAAggaaaaatctttttatttatatgctacTACATTTGATGCATTATTTTCAGAATACTGATTTGTGCTTATTCTCAGTTAGTGGATTTGCAAGTATTTGCAGCGCCACGGGTAACTTTAAAGCCTCTCGTGCCGACTTTTCCATGTTTTGCAAGCATTGTGGTGTCTTTATTGGAGAAGGTCTCAAAAGAGCATAATTTTTCgctctttctttttgtactTTTTAATTTAGATTGCACTGATAAAATGATTTTCTCCATCCATCTGCAGCCACATGTAGATTTTGGAATCAAAATATTGGGAGGGGATATCATGTCCATACCAGGCCTCTATCGGTTTGTTCAGGTACTACACCAGTAATTCTGTTCTGGgtaggattttgggttttagttAACTGGGTTTGGATGGTTGTGTTAGACAATTTATGCTTGCTCAGAGGTTGGTTGGTATGAATTAACTAATCATCAACGTGTTTGCAGGAGAACATCAAAAAACAAGTCGCAAGCCTCTATCTCTGGCCTCAAACACTTGAAATACCTGTTCTTGATGCTTCAGTGTGAGTAATTATGAGATGATATAGCTATGCTTTGGAACATTTAGCCCCCTTCTTTCaccaaaaattaattagttatatattttattctctttatatCCATTTTAAGTCATGAATCAATCATGTTGAATGAGGCTTCACCGATGTGGAGCCATCACAAAGATGAATGTTGCtatatttgtttatagaaaatttattAGTGCTCTTCTTTCAAATATTTCTTTACAAAACTAATTTCCCCTTTAAATCTTCCAATAGAGTGGCCAAGAAGCCTGTAGGTATACTTCATGTCAAAGTTGTTCGAGCAATGAAACTTTTGAAGATGGACATTTTGGGAAGTTCTGATCCTTACGTCAAACTAAGCCTTACTGAAGATAGGTTGCCAGCAAAGAAAACCACAGTCAAGATGAAGAAGTTGAATCCAGAATGGAATGAGAAGTTCAAGCTTCTTGTGAAGGATCCTGAAACTCAAGCCCTCGAGTTACAACTTTATGACTGGGACAAGGTTTTCCCCTCACCTCTTATCTTTTGGTTCAAATACGACTTAataaaattgtgaattttaatccatatttttgttatttcctGCAATTTTACCACAGTTTATGTGAACCCTTGTTGCTTAGATTTATGCTTAATGTTAAggaatttgaagtttttcaaTGATGTAGTCTTTTGTCCCTTTTGAAAAAGGAATCAGAAGGAGGTCCTTGTTCTTACATTGGTATTGGTTCTAGAACCCTGATCTCAACTTTgtttgaaaacaaattcaGAGAACAATAATTCCCATTTTCACCAGATTTCCATATGTTAGTTCTCACAAAATTGGTCGTTACTAAGTTAGAAATGTTCCTATCTGATAAATATtcccgaaaaaaaaattgaaaaagttaCATCTTTCACCAGTCTGCTAAATAAGGGTGAAAaataataaccaaaaaaaaaagtgaagagtaATTGCAGTATCTTTTCACTGTTGATCATTAGTATTTAGTGTCTCTATAAGTTTTTCTTAGGAAGGTGTACAAGAAAGGTTCTGTTTgttagtttttgaatttgtcaACAAGGTTCAATTTCAGGTTAAtcttcttttctgtttataGGTTGGCAGACATGACAAATTGGGAATGCAGTTAGTTCCTTTAAAAGTGCTAACACCCGGTTTGACAAAGGAACTTGTGCTGGATTTGGTCAAGAACACAAATATCAATGATCCTCAAAACAAGAAGCGTAGGGGACAAATTGTGGTGGAGCTTGCTTTCGTTCCTTTCAAATCAGAAAGCAGTAAGCTTTATGGTAATGAATATGGGAGAAGTGAAAGTGGAATTAGTAGGTCCTCAGACAGTTCCGAGTCCCTCGGTGGAGCAGGTTTACTATCTGTTCTGATCCAGGGAGCTGAGGATGTAGAAGGGCAGCATCACAACAATCCttatgctttgctttgcttcagaggtgaagaaaagaaaactaaggTGAACTTCCCTTTTGATAATTACCAGCTCCTTTTTATTATCAACAAGAGTTTCAGAGATGTGAACATAGGCATGTGTCACAAGTTCACAATACACAGTTTACCTGTTTTCTTAACTCATGGTACAAACTCCTTTTCTTCGCAGATGGTGAAAAAAAGTCGTGATCCACTTTGGAATGAAGATTTCCAATTTATGCTTGATGAGCCTCCTTTACAAGACAAGATTTATATTGAGGTCATGAGCAAAAGCAGAGCCATTTTCCGAGCGAAGGTATGGTTATCATTGTTCCCCTCCTTATACATGCGCCTATCTTCTTCACATGCCTTGCACTGCTCTGATTCTACACATCTCCTCATGTGAAGGAATCGTTGGGGTACGTAGAAATCAATCTCGCCGATGTTGTACACAATGGACGCATCAACCAAAAGTACCATTTGATTGATTCACACAACGGAAGGATACACATAGAGCTAAGTTGGACAAAGGCTTGAGACATGAGATACTGAAAAACTATGAGTTGCAAGTAATCTCAAGTCTCAACTGACCTTTCCAATTGTTACAACTTACAACAGAGGATTATATGAGGAAATGGgaggaaaagaagagagagattcTTGAATTCAATTGATTGTTTTGATATTTCAATCTTTAGAGTAGAGTCATTCATAGAAAATGGgcttcaacaaatttttttttttccttttcattctaatagttttctattaaattttTGGTGAATTAGTGCTTTACCAGACCAACAAACAGTTACCATGAGAGGTTAAATCTACCAAATGTTGTATAATTAAGTTGGCAATTATGAAGCATGCTTAAAGCTAAAGAAATTGTTAAGCAGCAAAGTGCAAAACAATTCCCCTATTGATTTGGAAAGGGCAACGGCTTTGGGTTAAACGTTAGCAAGCTGAGGCCAGACCAAGCCCAAGTCACATTCAAAGCTGAGGACGAAGCTCAAATGGAGCAAACCTAGCCCAACCCAATGATGCCAAAACCCACTATACCCAGAAGGCATTATGATACATGATGCACATACACATACATGAATATGCtgataaaaagtaaaattatgaaaaaaaaagaaaaatagataaaaaaaagtttgaaaagGACTTGCACAATCCCAAATATGGACATCATCTTAAAACATATGGACCCCAGTGGAGGCATGGATTAGGTTTGACTTGCTGTTGATCAGTACATGTGACATCATAATTAAGGTAAAAAGCTGCTTAGCTACTGGTTCCCTATAGTGGATATGCATGGTTTAAAGTCCATCTTATATTATCCTAATTAAAGAGTATTAGAGGATTAGCATACatgtaataattaatgttCCAAACTATATCAACCGagtgatgaagaaaaaaaaaaattctccagCTTTTgcattaaatatattttaattacataatctCTGCCTTCCCACTAAAAAAATTCTCCAGCTTTTGCATTGTATTTTATTCTACACTACAAATCATATTTGTATGTTCTCTAAAAGAAGGGAGAACC
The Prunus dulcis chromosome 2, ALMONDv2, whole genome shotgun sequence DNA segment above includes these coding regions:
- the LOC117618889 gene encoding synaptotagmin-3-like isoform X1, giving the protein MGLFSTLLGIFGFGIGSLLGLLVGFFLFIYSEPEEVKDPVVRPLHELDSCTLQGLLPEIPMWVKFSDYDRVDWLNKFLFDMWPYLDKAICSTIRSIAQPIFKEYIGKFHIEAIEFDKLSLGTMPPIIYGLKVYETNENELVMEPAFRWAGNPNIVLVLKLLSLRITIQLVDLQVFAAPRVTLKPLVPTFPCFASIVVSLLEKPHVDFGIKILGGDIMSIPGLYRFVQENIKKQVASLYLWPQTLEIPVLDASVVAKKPVGILHVKVVRAMKLLKMDILGSSDPYVKLSLTEDRLPAKKTTVKMKKLNPEWNEKFKLLVKDPETQALELQLYDWDKVGRHDKLGMQLVPLKVLTPGLTKELVLDLVKNTNINDPQNKKRRGQIVVELAFVPFKSESSKLYGNEYGRSESGISRSSDSSESLGGAGLLSVLIQGAEDVEGQHHNNPYALLCFRGEEKKTKMVKKSRDPLWNEDFQFMLDEPPLQDKIYIEVMSKSRAIFRAKESLGYVEINLADVVHNGRINQKYHLIDSHNGRIHIELSWTKA
- the LOC117618889 gene encoding synaptotagmin-3-like isoform X2; its protein translation is MWPYLDKAICSTIRSIAQPIFKEYIGKFHIEAIEFDKLSLGTMPPIIYGLKVYETNENELVMEPAFRWAGNPNIVLVLKLLSLRITIQLVDLQVFAAPRVTLKPLVPTFPCFASIVVSLLEKPHVDFGIKILGGDIMSIPGLYRFVQENIKKQVASLYLWPQTLEIPVLDASVVAKKPVGILHVKVVRAMKLLKMDILGSSDPYVKLSLTEDRLPAKKTTVKMKKLNPEWNEKFKLLVKDPETQALELQLYDWDKVGRHDKLGMQLVPLKVLTPGLTKELVLDLVKNTNINDPQNKKRRGQIVVELAFVPFKSESSKLYGNEYGRSESGISRSSDSSESLGGAGLLSVLIQGAEDVEGQHHNNPYALLCFRGEEKKTKMVKKSRDPLWNEDFQFMLDEPPLQDKIYIEVMSKSRAIFRAKESLGYVEINLADVVHNGRINQKYHLIDSHNGRIHIELSWTKA